In a single window of the Biomphalaria glabrata chromosome 13, xgBioGlab47.1, whole genome shotgun sequence genome:
- the LOC106066118 gene encoding uncharacterized protein LOC106066118, giving the protein MTHQGVTPRHDMPKHDTPRHDKPTHDTPRRDTPSYDTPRYDTPRHDTPRYDTPRRDTPIYDTPSYDTPRHDTPSYDTPRRDTPIYNTPRYDAPRHDTPRRDTPSYDTPRHDAPRRDSLAL; this is encoded by the coding sequence ATGACACACCAAGGCGTGACACCAAGACATGACATGCCAAAACATGACACACCAAGACATGATAAACCAACACATGATACACCAAGACGTGACACACCAAGTTATGACACACCAAGATATGACACACCAAGACATGACACACCAAGATATGACACACCAAGACGTGACACACCAATTTATGACACACCAAGTTATGACACACCAAGACATGACACACCAAGTTATGACACACCAAGACGTGACACACCAATTTATAACACACCAAGATATGACGCACCAAGACATGATACACCAAGACGTGACACACCAAGTTATGACACACCAAGACATGACGCACCAAGACGTGACAGTCTAGCTCTATGA